The Paenibacillus uliginis N3/975 genome has a window encoding:
- a CDS encoding DinB family protein encodes MDSSTIMIDLLLRKYKADQKWTRMVIEQLSEEDIVWSPTPESNSIANLIAHISGAVHQWFETAYFGAPYIEDRSNEFKRGLQMSKEQALELSKKSYDRIIQVLEIMKANPEKLLEQPYLNFPTFSGALDNQATILEMLLHQFRHLPSHTGQIMYIAKMRKGQLQWS; translated from the coding sequence TTGGATAGTTCAACAATAATGATTGACCTTCTATTAAGGAAATACAAAGCAGACCAGAAATGGACTCGTATGGTAATTGAACAATTATCTGAAGAGGATATCGTATGGTCACCTACCCCCGAGAGTAACAGCATCGCTAATTTGATAGCACACATTTCGGGGGCTGTTCATCAATGGTTTGAAACCGCATACTTTGGTGCTCCATATATCGAAGATAGGAGTAACGAATTCAAACGTGGGCTGCAAATGTCCAAGGAGCAAGCATTGGAACTTTCAAAGAAATCATACGACCGAATCATACAGGTTCTTGAAATCATGAAAGCAAACCCTGAAAAGTTACTGGAGCAACCTTATTTAAATTTTCCAACATTCAGCGGTGCCTTAGACAATCAAGCCACCATTCTAGAAATGCTTCTGCATCAATTTAGACATTTGCCCAGTCACACGGGACAAATCATGTACATTGCAAAGATGAGGAAGGGGCAACTTCAGTGGAGTTAA
- a CDS encoding aldo/keto reductase — MRKVILNNGVEMPILGFGVFQISDQNECEQSVYDAIMAGYRLIDTAASYLNEEAVGRAIKRSGVAREELFITTKLWVQDAGYERTKKAFEKSLERLQLDFLDLYLIHQPFGDVYGSWRAMEELYRERKVRAIGVSNFQPDRLIDLIIHNEVVPAVNQVETHPFNQQIESAKLMKENSVQIQSWAPFAEGKHNLFQNEVLVSIAEKYNKSVAQVVLRWLTQREVVVIPKSVRKERIIENFNIFDFELSQEDMESITTLDTKQSLFFSHNDPEMVKWIGTRKLDI, encoded by the coding sequence ATGCGAAAAGTAATTTTGAACAATGGTGTTGAGATGCCTATACTCGGTTTTGGTGTTTTTCAGATTTCAGATCAAAATGAATGTGAACAAAGCGTTTATGACGCTATTATGGCAGGTTATCGGCTGATTGATACAGCTGCCTCTTATCTAAATGAAGAAGCAGTTGGAAGAGCGATCAAACGGAGTGGCGTGGCAAGAGAGGAATTATTTATCACTACGAAACTTTGGGTTCAGGATGCTGGTTATGAGCGCACAAAGAAAGCATTTGAAAAATCACTGGAAAGATTGCAATTGGATTTTTTGGATTTGTATTTAATTCATCAGCCATTTGGCGATGTGTATGGCTCTTGGCGCGCTATGGAGGAATTGTATCGTGAAAGAAAGGTCCGTGCAATCGGCGTTAGTAACTTCCAGCCGGATCGCCTGATCGACTTGATTATTCATAATGAAGTAGTTCCTGCCGTAAACCAGGTTGAAACGCACCCTTTCAACCAGCAAATCGAAAGTGCGAAATTAATGAAAGAGAACAGTGTTCAGATCCAATCCTGGGCGCCTTTTGCTGAAGGGAAACATAACTTGTTCCAGAATGAGGTATTGGTATCCATAGCTGAAAAGTATAATAAATCCGTTGCTCAGGTGGTTTTACGTTGGTTGACACAAAGAGAAGTCGTTGTGATTCCAAAGTCCGTTCGTAAAGAAAGAATTATCGAAAACTTCAATATCTTTGATTTTGAATTAAGTCAAGAGGATATGGAGTCGATTACTACGTTAGATACGAAACAGAGCCTGTTCTTTTCTCATAACGATCCTGAAATGGTGAAATGGATCGGAACCCGTAAACTTGATATCTAG
- a CDS encoding DUF2975 domain-containing protein — translation MKRGSTLFLKIAVIIIGIPVLALCIFFVPAIANFASELYPDIGYIKYLVIIDLYAAAIPFYFALYQAFILLNYIDKNKAFSELSVRALKNIKYCAITISIVYVVGVPLLYLIAEKDDAPGMIVIGLVIIFASMVIAVFAAVLQKLLKEAIDIKSENDLII, via the coding sequence ATGAAACGAGGATCAACACTCTTTTTAAAGATAGCTGTTATTATTATTGGAATCCCAGTTCTTGCTTTGTGTATATTTTTTGTGCCTGCGATAGCGAACTTTGCATCAGAATTGTATCCTGATATTGGTTATATAAAATATCTCGTTATAATCGATTTGTATGCAGCGGCGATACCTTTTTACTTTGCTCTGTATCAAGCTTTTATACTTTTAAACTATATTGACAAGAATAAAGCTTTCTCGGAACTATCTGTAAGAGCTTTAAAGAATATAAAATACTGTGCAATCACAATCAGTATCGTGTATGTGGTAGGCGTGCCACTCTTATATCTAATAGCCGAGAAAGACGACGCCCCAGGTATGATAGTAATCGGATTAGTCATAATCTTTGCTTCAATGGTGATTGCAGTTTTTGCCGCAGTTCTTCAAAAGCTTTTAAAAGAGGCGATTGATATAAAATCGGAAAATGACTTAATAATCTGA
- a CDS encoding alpha/beta hydrolase: MTYRNNFEAAASEIAQKYQNVKIVMIFPYGVANGTTGSSLIGLLARQLTQVGYDLARNQSRRVTIASQIIREHAVDADHLILIGHSAGGVIAYRAGLYLEEKYGFQRAQVFAVGCPKFYLKDIPYNDRFTYITGQNPDRITQIGSWSKLGSKVYRGKPGREIQMEFNPDHLGWRFHASYFLKSVWTDSNQVFRTNSEDLVSKIHELYPGD; encoded by the coding sequence TTGACGTATCGGAATAATTTTGAAGCCGCTGCCAGTGAGATTGCCCAAAAATATCAAAATGTCAAAATAGTGATGATTTTTCCCTATGGGGTGGCAAACGGCACGACGGGTTCCTCTTTAATCGGTTTGCTGGCCCGGCAACTTACTCAAGTCGGGTATGACCTGGCCCGTAACCAGTCCCGGCGGGTTACTATCGCATCGCAAATCATCCGCGAGCATGCAGTAGATGCGGATCACCTAATCCTTATCGGGCACAGCGCCGGAGGCGTTATCGCCTATCGCGCAGGACTTTATTTGGAGGAGAAGTACGGCTTTCAACGAGCTCAGGTATTTGCTGTGGGATGTCCAAAGTTTTATTTGAAGGATATTCCATACAATGACAGATTTACATATATCACTGGTCAGAATCCGGACAGGATTACCCAAATTGGCAGCTGGAGCAAACTAGGTTCTAAGGTGTATCGAGGAAAGCCGGGGCGCGAAATTCAAATGGAATTTAATCCGGATCATCTGGGATGGCGCTTTCATGCCTCGTATTTTCTGAAATCGGTCTGGACGGATTCGAACCAAGTGTTTCGTACTAATTCAGAAGACTTGGTCTCCAAAATCCATGAACTGTACCCGGGTGACTAA
- a CDS encoding ABC transporter permease translates to MNRRRLYTAVFSMGVQHSMEYRFHFFLGLLGAAFPILVQYFIWTAVYQHSGQTALFSYSYGQIILYTILAGLVSKLIATQFEHQIADDIKNGGLNKYLIKPVSYFGYRLVSFFGQKAIYYGITALLLVGIIWFASAGGVLELQAVRLILFAVTLWGALLLNFLIAYCICASAFYLHEISYFFVITSLLVNILSGGMFPLEIFGESVVKALQYTPFPYTIYFPVNVLSGKTEAAAMYQGLLIQCGWILLFFWLSRLTWRVSLKKYSAVGG, encoded by the coding sequence ATGAACAGACGCAGATTGTACACGGCTGTTTTTTCAATGGGCGTCCAGCATTCGATGGAATACCGGTTTCACTTCTTTCTCGGTCTTCTCGGGGCCGCTTTTCCGATTCTTGTCCAGTATTTCATCTGGACGGCGGTGTACCAGCATTCCGGTCAAACGGCGCTGTTCTCGTATTCGTACGGTCAAATTATATTGTATACGATCTTGGCGGGATTGGTGTCCAAGTTGATCGCTACCCAGTTCGAGCACCAGATTGCCGACGATATCAAAAACGGCGGCCTTAACAAGTATTTGATCAAACCTGTGAGCTATTTCGGTTACCGGCTGGTGTCCTTTTTCGGCCAGAAGGCGATCTATTACGGCATTACGGCCTTGCTGCTCGTCGGGATTATCTGGTTCGCATCTGCCGGGGGCGTGCTTGAGCTTCAGGCCGTTCGGCTGATCTTGTTCGCCGTCACGCTGTGGGGGGCACTTTTGCTCAATTTCCTGATCGCCTACTGCATCTGCGCCAGCGCTTTTTATCTGCATGAAATCTCGTATTTTTTCGTCATTACAAGTCTGCTCGTCAATATTTTGAGCGGAGGCATGTTTCCGTTGGAGATTTTCGGGGAGTCGGTTGTGAAGGCGCTCCAATATACGCCGTTCCCGTATACCATTTATTTCCCGGTCAATGTCCTCAGCGGCAAAACGGAAGCGGCGGCTATGTACCAGGGGTTGCTCATCCAGTGCGGATGGATTCTGCTGTTCTTCTGGCTATCCCGCCTGACGTGGCGCGTTTCCTTGAAGAAATATTCGGCGGTTGGGGGGTAG
- a CDS encoding DNA alkylation repair protein: MNLEMVMQELEALGKERTKKIYISNGAHEPLFGVATGAMKPIFKKIKKNQPLAEQLYNTGNYDAMYFAGIIAEPKAMTETDFERWMDAAYFYMLSDYVVAVTLAETDIAQEVADKWIASGEELRMSAGWSCYCWLLGNRPDGEFSESKIANMLEIVENTIHDSPERTKYAMNNFIYTVGVSYLPLHDKAVEIAKTVGPVEVKRDKTKSKFLLASENIQKAVDKGQRGFKRKYVRC; this comes from the coding sequence ATGAATTTAGAAATGGTTATGCAAGAGCTTGAAGCTCTTGGCAAGGAACGAACCAAGAAAATTTATATATCCAATGGCGCGCATGAACCGCTTTTTGGCGTGGCTACAGGTGCTATGAAACCCATCTTCAAGAAAATTAAAAAAAATCAACCTTTGGCTGAGCAACTTTACAACACAGGGAACTACGACGCAATGTACTTTGCCGGCATAATTGCAGAGCCAAAAGCAATGACTGAAACGGATTTTGAGCGTTGGATGGATGCGGCTTATTTTTATATGCTCTCCGATTATGTGGTTGCAGTAACCTTGGCAGAAACAGATATCGCACAAGAAGTTGCCGATAAATGGATTGCAAGTGGCGAAGAGCTGAGAATGTCAGCGGGCTGGAGTTGTTACTGCTGGCTTTTGGGTAATCGACCGGACGGTGAATTTTCCGAAAGCAAAATTGCTAATATGCTTGAAATTGTGGAAAATACGATTCACGATTCTCCCGAACGAACTAAATACGCTATGAATAATTTTATTTACACAGTGGGGGTATCATACTTGCCGCTCCATGATAAGGCGGTCGAGATCGCAAAGACAGTAGGGCCAGTAGAAGTCAAACGGGACAAGACTAAAAGCAAGTTCCTACTCGCTTCCGAAAATATTCAAAAGGCAGTAGATAAAGGGCAACGTGGTTTCAAACGAAAATATGTAAGGTGCTAA
- a CDS encoding stalk domain-containing protein produces MPLAQAQRKVADTSLKKSCNTTVKWDQETRSAEVRKGAAWTTVQKDTDYYLYNDRTPISLGIAPVIINDSI; encoded by the coding sequence CTGCCCCTTGCTCAAGCTCAACGGAAAGTTGCAGATACGTCGCTAAAAAAATCCTGTAACACCACGGTGAAATGGGATCAAGAGACCCGTTCGGCAGAAGTTAGAAAAGGCGCGGCATGGACAACGGTGCAGAAAGACACCGATTACTACTTATATAATGACAGGACGCCGATCTCGCTTGGCATCGCTCCGGTTATAATCAACGACTCGATTTAG
- a CDS encoding ABC transporter permease, which produces MFKIMRKYALLYGMFIKNCLIAQMEFRGNFMMSLLVESVYLLAKLLYVLVVFRTDLHVDGIPPEGLLLFIGMHTVVTGIYVGLFFTNFTKIPEYIKDGSLDLMLTKPVSLQFMTSLRYVDLALPIPDILVGFVMIGIGWHAMDIPLTFLQLAGFMLLLFVSVVITYCLMIIPALLSFWFVQTGSVSEIAHSVWDANNFPMAIYPAWVRRIGTFVIPLFLITNFGPMFLLGQLSWLYAGLALAGSLLLFVAVRLLWKQAVKGYSSASS; this is translated from the coding sequence ATGTTTAAAATCATGAGAAAATACGCGCTCCTGTACGGCATGTTCATTAAAAACTGCCTCATCGCCCAGATGGAATTCCGGGGCAATTTCATGATGAGCCTGCTGGTCGAATCCGTCTACCTGCTTGCCAAGCTGTTATATGTGCTCGTCGTGTTCCGCACTGACCTTCACGTAGACGGCATACCGCCTGAAGGGCTGCTTCTATTTATAGGCATGCACACAGTGGTGACCGGAATTTATGTCGGCCTGTTTTTTACAAATTTCACGAAAATTCCCGAGTATATCAAAGACGGTTCGCTTGATTTAATGCTGACGAAGCCGGTTTCCCTCCAGTTCATGACTTCCTTGCGTTACGTCGATCTGGCGCTGCCGATCCCCGATATTCTGGTCGGGTTCGTCATGATCGGTATCGGCTGGCATGCCATGGATATTCCGCTGACGTTTCTGCAACTCGCGGGGTTTATGCTGCTGCTGTTTGTCTCCGTTGTCATCACATACTGCCTGATGATTATCCCGGCGCTGCTTTCATTCTGGTTCGTTCAGACTGGCTCCGTGTCGGAGATCGCCCATTCGGTCTGGGACGCCAACAATTTTCCTATGGCTATTTACCCTGCCTGGGTCCGCCGGATCGGGACCTTCGTCATTCCCTTGTTCCTTATTACCAATTTCGGACCGATGTTCCTGCTTGGACAGCTCAGCTGGCTCTATGCGGGACTGGCACTGGCCGGTTCGCTTCTGCTCTTCGTAGCCGTACGGCTACTCTGGAAACAGGCCGTGAAAGGATACAGCAGCGCGAGCAGTTGA
- a CDS encoding aminoglycoside phosphotransferase family protein: MIVIPDTFFERMHELHGEQGVVWSKALPGLITDCASRFDFSPEAPFSNLSYNFVLRAKRRDGKPAVLKSSFMKDELSREVSVLRAYEGRGAIHVLDADEEWGVALLEGADPGTPLSTIEDDACATEIFCEVFRRLHLPAPSGSLYPSMKQHFATIERYRERFDDVNIAAPLPESWVKHAEECLAYLITTTSENLLLHGDLHHDNILRQGEEQWAVIDPKGIIGDIHFDTIQYLLNYEDRGGDCEQVLRGRIAIMADRLGLDPRRIAMWGVARGVLEACWTIEDGGKDWHRGIQITERFDKCLD, encoded by the coding sequence ATGATAGTGATCCCTGATACATTTTTTGAAAGAATGCACGAACTCCACGGTGAGCAAGGCGTCGTATGGTCGAAGGCGCTGCCTGGGCTGATCACTGACTGTGCAAGCCGCTTTGACTTTAGCCCGGAAGCTCCATTTTCCAATTTATCTTATAACTTCGTGCTCCGCGCAAAGCGTAGGGACGGGAAGCCAGCCGTCCTTAAGTCATCCTTCATGAAGGACGAGCTTTCTAGGGAAGTTAGTGTGCTTCGCGCCTATGAGGGCCGGGGGGCGATTCATGTGCTTGATGCAGACGAGGAGTGGGGCGTGGCCCTGCTGGAGGGTGCTGACCCTGGCACGCCGTTGTCGACAATTGAGGATGATGCGTGTGCGACGGAGATCTTTTGCGAAGTATTTCGCCGCCTTCACCTTCCCGCACCATCCGGCAGTCTGTACCCGTCCATGAAGCAGCACTTCGCGACAATTGAGCGATACCGCGAGCGATTCGACGACGTGAACATTGCCGCGCCACTGCCTGAGAGCTGGGTGAAACATGCCGAAGAATGTCTGGCGTATCTCATCACGACCACGAGTGAAAATCTCCTACTGCATGGCGATCTTCATCATGACAACATCCTTCGCCAAGGCGAAGAGCAATGGGCTGTCATTGACCCCAAAGGCATCATCGGCGACATCCATTTTGATACGATCCAGTATCTGCTTAATTACGAGGATCGAGGCGGTGACTGCGAGCAGGTGCTGCGGGGCCGGATTGCGATTATGGCCGATCGCCTCGGTCTGGACCCTCGCCGAATCGCGATGTGGGGCGTAGCGCGAGGCGTGCTTGAGGCCTGCTGGACGATTGAAGATGGAGGAAAGGATTGGCACAGAGGAATCCAAATCACGGAGCGCTTCGACAAATGCCTAGATTGA
- a CDS encoding AraC family transcriptional regulator N-terminal domain-containing protein: protein MRESNATGPSHGVYKISLFMVVQGAKEVWLGHRSALGTVLPITLVYSFTC, encoded by the coding sequence ATGCGTGAATCGAATGCGACCGGACCAAGCCACGGAGTTTACAAGATTTCTTTATTTATGGTGGTTCAAGGAGCGAAGGAGGTATGGCTGGGGCACAGGAGCGCTTTAGGTACAGTCCTGCCGATTACCTTGGTGTATTCGTTCACTTGCTAG
- a CDS encoding acyl carrier protein → MYDKIVDILCSIKEDQPELRQSLSPETDLNNDIGLDSLQMIQFMLKVEDQLNVVIDYDQFDYEHLQSIDAFITFLKSCHPQEQPLYEDVKQ, encoded by the coding sequence ATGTACGATAAAATCGTAGACATTTTGTGCTCTATCAAAGAAGACCAACCGGAACTCCGCCAATCCCTGTCCCCCGAAACGGATCTGAACAACGATATAGGCCTCGATTCTCTACAAATGATCCAGTTTATGCTCAAAGTCGAGGATCAGTTGAACGTGGTCATTGACTATGACCAATTCGATTACGAACATCTCCAGTCGATCGACGCATTTATCACTTTTCTAAAAAGCTGCCATCCACAGGAGCAGCCATTGTACGAAGATGTCAAGCAATGA
- a CDS encoding DUF6254 family protein, with protein sequence MAHQKRRKEAAWKSRKQEQHPHGKIKSLKELSSE encoded by the coding sequence ATGGCTCACCAGAAGAGAAGGAAAGAAGCTGCCTGGAAGTCACGAAAGCAAGAACAGCATCCCCATGGTAAAATCAAATCGCTCAAGGAATTGTCCAGCGAATAG
- a CDS encoding radical SAM protein has translation MQPKTAVTFDQLTFRNMKRTLVPLAETGRKLREDPTYAAPVPYEIGIKLNNGCNLRCKHCFEWNPEGFHHGFAKEVKNDEIEIPVVEKLLAETRERKSRVFLWGGEPLFYSKFDELAELLAKEDRYTTICTNAILIEKKLDSILKMSENLVMLVSLEGFEKENDAIRGKGTFKKVIHAIQLLLDLQKQGLYKGKVSVALTVNDQMVGQLYSFMEFFEEMGVDSVYFCFPWYIPSDTAEKMDSYFDAHFPHLTSRFADDHKNSWHSFTFHISPDNFDTLIEELKRVNSRVWNVRIRYQPALEPEEVEGFIRGSEKPAMNRTKCFSISNRMDVMPDGKVNPCKFFPEFSVGNLYEESVADIFHGDDLRKQREVLACGLMPICSKCVLLYNNGI, from the coding sequence ATGCAGCCGAAAACAGCAGTTACGTTTGACCAACTGACATTCCGTAATATGAAAAGAACCCTAGTTCCGCTGGCGGAAACGGGAAGGAAGCTCCGGGAAGATCCGACTTATGCGGCCCCCGTGCCTTATGAGATCGGGATCAAACTCAATAACGGCTGCAATCTGCGCTGCAAGCACTGCTTCGAATGGAATCCAGAAGGCTTTCATCACGGCTTTGCCAAAGAAGTGAAGAACGACGAAATTGAGATTCCCGTCGTGGAGAAGCTGCTAGCCGAAACAAGAGAACGCAAATCGCGCGTATTCCTGTGGGGCGGGGAGCCGCTGTTCTACTCCAAGTTCGATGAACTGGCGGAGCTGCTGGCCAAAGAAGACCGGTACACAACCATTTGTACGAACGCGATTCTCATCGAAAAGAAGCTGGATTCTATTCTGAAGATGTCGGAAAATCTGGTCATGCTGGTCAGCCTGGAAGGCTTCGAGAAAGAGAACGACGCGATCCGGGGCAAAGGCACCTTCAAGAAAGTGATTCATGCCATACAGTTGCTGCTGGATCTGCAAAAGCAGGGCCTGTACAAAGGCAAAGTGTCCGTAGCTCTGACCGTAAACGACCAGATGGTCGGCCAGCTTTACAGCTTTATGGAATTTTTCGAAGAAATGGGCGTTGATTCCGTTTACTTCTGCTTCCCTTGGTACATCCCTTCCGATACGGCGGAAAAAATGGACAGCTACTTCGATGCCCATTTCCCGCACCTTACCTCCCGCTTTGCGGACGACCACAAGAACAGCTGGCACTCCTTTACGTTCCACATCTCGCCGGACAATTTCGATACACTGATCGAAGAGCTTAAACGAGTCAACTCTCGGGTGTGGAATGTACGCATCCGCTATCAGCCCGCACTGGAGCCCGAAGAGGTGGAAGGGTTTATCCGGGGCAGCGAGAAGCCGGCCATGAACCGGACGAAGTGCTTTTCGATCTCGAACCGCATGGACGTCATGCCAGACGGCAAAGTGAATCCGTGCAAATTTTTCCCGGAATTCAGTGTCGGCAATTTGTACGAAGAAAGCGTGGCGGATATTTTCCACGGTGACGATCTCCGGAAACAGCGCGAGGTTCTGGCCTGCGGTCTGATGCCGATTTGCTCCAAATGCGTGCTTCTTTATAACAATGGAATTTAA
- a CDS encoding DUF1036 domain-containing protein, which translates to MGFYVRNSTPNPIYVAVGYYDSDCSPITYAKSGWYRITPGRRSLIVTGSAANRSFYVYGHDSFGNEWSGNFYSYVPSTAFTMCWIESCQGAGCRRVGFDKVDVGNFENHTLNLVDSTQGASNSRNTRVSKKRTPKFKLGKFSIKKSPGKLSKLGKDRKPLYGKRK; encoded by the coding sequence ATGGGTTTTTATGTACGAAATAGTACGCCTAACCCGATATATGTTGCTGTCGGGTACTATGATTCTGATTGTAGCCCTATCACCTATGCTAAGAGCGGCTGGTACCGTATAACTCCTGGAAGGCGATCGCTTATTGTGACTGGATCAGCCGCAAATCGATCGTTCTATGTCTATGGACATGACAGTTTCGGTAATGAGTGGAGTGGTAATTTTTACAGTTATGTTCCTAGCACGGCTTTCACAATGTGCTGGATAGAAAGTTGCCAGGGCGCGGGCTGTAGAAGAGTAGGGTTCGATAAGGTCGATGTTGGCAATTTCGAAAACCACACATTAAACCTTGTAGATAGTACCCAAGGTGCATCTAACTCAAGAAATACTAGAGTGTCGAAAAAAAGAACACCAAAATTTAAATTAGGTAAGTTCAGCATTAAAAAGTCACCTGGAAAATTAAGTAAATTGGGCAAGGACAGAAAACCATTATATGGGAAAAGAAAGTAG
- a CDS encoding helix-turn-helix domain-containing protein, which translates to MAIIINIDVMLAKKKMSVTELSERVGITMANLSILKNGKAKAIRLSTLEAICKALECQPGDILEYKIDEFTQG; encoded by the coding sequence ATGGCAATTATAATCAATATTGATGTGATGCTGGCTAAAAAGAAAATGAGCGTAACCGAACTTTCGGAGAGGGTTGGAATAACAATGGCTAACCTTTCTATATTGAAAAATGGAAAGGCAAAAGCAATTAGGCTTTCAACTTTAGAGGCAATTTGCAAAGCATTAGAATGCCAACCTGGAGATATTTTAGAATACAAAATTGACGAATTCACTCAAGGATGA
- a CDS encoding nitrous oxide-stimulated promoter family protein: MTKEVKRQLNDGPKIRKEKEIVSKMIRIYCKKKHHQKVFCEECQDLNDYAIKRLSLCKFGEKKTACANCPIHCYKQDYRQKIKDVMRFSGPWMLLYHPIESIKHIPIPAKLRK; encoded by the coding sequence ATGACAAAAGAAGTAAAACGGCAGTTGAATGATGGTCCTAAAATTCGAAAAGAAAAAGAAATTGTTTCAAAAATGATTCGTATCTATTGTAAGAAAAAACATCATCAAAAAGTGTTTTGCGAGGAATGCCAGGATTTAAATGATTATGCTATTAAAAGACTATCTCTCTGCAAATTCGGTGAAAAGAAAACCGCTTGTGCTAATTGCCCTATCCATTGTTACAAACAGGATTATCGTCAAAAAATTAAGGATGTTATGCGTTTCTCAGGTCCATGGATGCTGCTATATCACCCAATTGAGTCCATTAAGCACATCCCAATACCAGCTAAACTAAGAAAATAA
- a CDS encoding ABC transporter ATP-binding protein has product MDFIRVQELHKSFVYYRKEAGLKNSLKNLFARKSLVKEAVKSVSFDIGPGECVGFLGPNGAGKTTTLKMLSGILYPTSGEADVLGYVPWERKNEFKRLFSIVMGQKNQLWWDLPASESIYLNKCIYDVDDDLYRRSLAELSEMLDVQELLDVQVRRLSLGERMKMELIAALIHRPRLLYLDEPTIGLDFPSQKKVREFLKYYNEQFGATILLTSHYMKDVEDLCKRTIIINEGSLLYDGDLHKINDLFGEHKIIRLQFSEPVAEQRLAKFGKIVTGDGYNAVLELPKHRLKEVSRAVLDSFPIVDWTIEDVPIEESISMLYRKESVG; this is encoded by the coding sequence ATGGACTTCATCCGTGTGCAGGAACTGCACAAATCATTCGTGTATTACCGGAAAGAAGCCGGGCTTAAAAATTCACTGAAAAATTTATTTGCCCGCAAGTCGCTGGTGAAGGAAGCGGTTAAATCCGTTTCCTTCGACATCGGCCCCGGCGAGTGCGTCGGATTTCTCGGTCCCAACGGGGCGGGGAAAACCACAACGCTCAAAATGCTGTCGGGCATTCTGTATCCCACCAGCGGTGAAGCCGATGTGCTCGGCTATGTGCCGTGGGAGCGAAAGAACGAGTTCAAACGGCTTTTCTCCATTGTGATGGGCCAGAAAAACCAGCTTTGGTGGGATCTTCCCGCCAGCGAGTCGATTTATTTGAACAAATGTATTTATGACGTGGACGATGATCTCTACCGCCGGAGTCTTGCCGAACTATCGGAAATGCTCGATGTACAGGAGCTTTTGGACGTGCAGGTGCGTCGGCTGTCCCTGGGCGAACGAATGAAAATGGAGCTGATCGCTGCTCTTATCCACCGGCCCCGGCTGCTTTATCTCGATGAGCCGACGATCGGCCTCGATTTCCCCTCCCAGAAGAAGGTCAGGGAGTTTCTGAAGTATTACAATGAGCAGTTCGGCGCGACGATCCTGCTTACGAGCCACTACATGAAGGATGTGGAAGACCTGTGCAAGCGGACGATCATCATTAATGAAGGAAGTCTTCTGTATGACGGGGATCTTCACAAAATCAACGATCTTTTTGGCGAGCACAAAATTATAAGATTGCAGTTCTCCGAACCCGTTGCCGAGCAGCGGTTGGCCAAATTTGGGAAAATCGTCACCGGAGACGGCTACAATGCTGTTCTGGAGCTGCCTAAGCACCGCTTGAAGGAAGTGTCGCGCGCCGTGCTCGATTCGTTTCCGATCGTTGACTGGACGATAGAGGACGTGCCGATCGAGGAAAGCATTTCGATGCTCTACCGCAAGGAATCCGTCGGATGA